GTCCTTCTTGCTATATTAATACCCTGTTTCTTTAAAATATCAACGATTTCCGCATCTTTATAAACTTTGCCGATAAAATGTTCTGAATCTATAATAGATTTGATTCTCGCCATAACGTTACCGGATGAAGATTCGCCGTATGAAGCTCCGGTAAAAAAATTTTTAAGCTCGAATACTCCCATGTGGGTGCTTAAATATTTATTCGCGGTAGCTCTGGAAACGGTAGATTCATGAATATTAAGCTCTTCGGATATATCTTTTAGAATCAAAGGTTTCAGGTTGCCGCCGCATTTATCGAAATAATCGTACTGTTTATCGACTATTTTCTGTGCAATATTTAAAATAGTTTCTTTTCTCGTATTAATGCTTTTCATTAACCACATAGCCGATTTAAATCTTTCTTCGGCATAATTTTTAATATCGGGCGATACCGCTATTTCACCGCTGATAACCTTTTTATAATAAGAATTGATTTTTATCTCCGGAATAGAATCGTCCTGCATATATACCACGTAACGATCATTCTCTTTTTTTAGGAAAAGATCCGGAACAATGTAACGAGGTGCTTCTTTGCTGAAATTAGCCGCCGGGTTCGGATTTAATTTTTTTAAATTTTCTATAGAAAGCAAAACTTTTTCTAAACTTGTTTTTGTTTCTTTGCATATTTTTTGATAATTTTTAGCGGCTACTTCTTTTAAGTACTTATTTATTAATTCTTTTAGCAGAGCATCGCCCTTGAAATAAAAATCCGCTTGAATAGCCAGACTTGATATTACGTTATCGGCGGCTAATCCTACAGGTTCTAATATATTAATTTTATAAAGCGTATTCGGTACAAAAGTAGCGTTTATATCGTGTGAAATATTTTTTTTTACAAAATATTCAAGGTCTTTTATTGAAACCGCAAGAAATCCTTTAGAGTCTAAATTGCCGGCAATGTATTCGGCAAGCATAATTTCATCGTCCGAAAAATTACCGGTTCTGACTTGCTCCATTACATGTTCGTAAAGCGTTTCACCTCTATAAAAACTGCTCTCTAATTTATATTCTAAATAATTATTGTCTCCTGCGCCTAAAATACCGTCGTTTTTAGATAAATCTACAAGCTGTTCGTTATAGTTCACCAAGTACTGAGCAATTTCATTAAAACCTTGTTCCGATTCGGAATCGGCTTCAACCGGAATATTAGACAGAAGCGCATCTTCAGGTTTATAATTTTCGGCTTCGTCTTCACTTTTCACGCCGGCAGATTCGGCATCAAGAATAGGGTTTTCCAATATTTCTTGTTTAACCATATCTGAAAGTTCGATATTGTTAAGAGCAAGCATCTTGATCGCAAGCTGCAGCTGCGGGGTCATCACCAACTGTTGGGACAGTTTAAGATTTTGCCTCAGTTCCATACCGCTCATAAAAAAACTCCTGAAAAAACAAATTAATAATCGCCGTTAAATCGATGCAGAACTATATATTTCAATTAAGTTATATAGTTCCTTAAATCACCGTTATAGACAATTTTATAGTCTCTAATAGTGATTTAAGGATTATATATTAATTATATAACATTTAAATCTAAATACCCAGATTAAACTTTTCTCCAAGGAAAAATCTTTTAACAATCGAGCTGGAAATAATGTGGGAAGGGGAACCTTTTTCTATTATTTTTCCGTCATTTATTATATATGCGCTGTTGCATATCCTTAAAGCTTCCCTTACGTTATGGTCGGTTATTAAAATACCTATTGAATCTTTCTTTAAACCGATAAGAATATCCTGCATATCCTCTACGGCGATAGGATCTATGCCTGAAAAAGGTTCGTCTAAAAGTATAAACTTTGGAGAAAGTATAAGCGATCTGGCTACTTCTACCCTTCTTCTTTCTCCTCCGGATAAGCTCATTACAAAAGATTTTCTTACTTTCTCGAGTCCGAATTTTTCTATCAATTCGTTAAGCCTCTGATTTTTTTCTTTTTCGGATATTTTTAAAAGTTCAAAAATAGCCGTAAGATTCTGTTCCGCCGTAAGTTTCCTGAATACCGAAGTCTCTTGAGGCAAATAACCTATGCCTAATCTTGCGCGTTTATACATAGGCAGTTTAGTAATGTCGACGTCGTCCAAAAATATGGAACCGCCGTCCGGCCTAAGCATGCCTGATATCATATTAAAAGTAGTCGTCTTACCGGCTCCGTTGGGGCCTAAAAGACCGGTTATCTCTCCAGGCCTAATTTCAAGACAAACTTCATTTACTACCGTCCTTTTTTTAAATTTTTTAATTAAATTTACGGCTTTTATCATCTTTGTTTCTTTGTTTTTACGTTATTTTTTTTTACGCTGATTGACTTTTTTGAATAAACTACGGCATTAACGCGTTTTGGTCCGCCGATAACGGTAGAAATACCTGTTTTAAAATTAATTATTATTTTCTTTCCGGCTATTCTGTTTTTCGCCTCGTATGCCACTGGATTTTCCGTTATTACCGCAATTTTCCTTTTATCGTAATAAACTGCCCTCCCTCCGGTAATATTGTCTTTGCCTTTTATAATATGCACGTTTCCCGTAGCGATAAGTATTTTAATTTTATTTTTTTTAGTATATATAATTTTAAGTACAGACGACAGTATCTTCAGTTTGCCCTTAAGAGCCACCACGTGCCCCTTAAATACTGCAATATGCGTTTTATTGTTTACCGTTAAAGAATCGGACTTTATATCGGTTTTATTATGCGTTTTATTCGCATTGTTTAAATTATTGCGAGTTGAAGCGCCGAGCGATAAATTATTTTGAAACAGTAAAAATATCGGCAAAAAAATAAAAACGATAAAAAAATAAAATTTGATTTTCATTTAGACGACCTTCTCATATTAGCGTTATTAGATAAAAAATGAACGTCTTTCCGTAAAACAAATAATTTCTTTTTTACGTAATAGATAAATCCTTCTCCTGAAATAAAATAATTCTTGCTTTTAATTTTCATGCCGCCCGGAGCCGCTATTTCGTCTTTTTTAGCAAAATAATCTATTATATCAGTTTTAATCAGCATGCCGTTTGAACCATTTATCGAAACGCCGCCTGAAATTATTACGTTTTTAGAAACGGTATTAAGTTTTCCGGTTTTCCCTATTATTATATAAGCCGGTTTTCTATTTTTGCCGTAAATATAAATCTTTACGGCGTTTAATTTTATTATATTTTTCTTTTTAGACTTATAGTTTAAACTTTTAGCGAAAATTTCATAAGCAAGAATTCCTTTTTTATAAAATTTATAATCTATTTTTTTAAGGCTTATGTAACCTTTTGATATCTTGAAATTGAAAAGTCCCGTATTGCCGCGAAGATAATGCAGTATAAGAAAAACTGCCAGAATAGCTATAAAGCATAAAGACAGTATAAGCGCAATTATTCTTATAGTTTTCCGGTCTAAGGACATATAATTTAATTACAACGAATTCAAAAATTTTAAAAGCAATCCTTTCTCTTTTAAAATTATATCGCAAACCTCCCGCACCGCACCGCACCCGCCGTTTTTAGAGGTTACAAAGTCGGCGCAATCCTTTATGTATTCCGGCGCATTAGGAACCGTGGCAGAAATTGCGGCTAATTTTAAAAGTTCTATATCGACAATATCGTCCCCCATGTAGAATAAATTTTTAACGTCTATTTTAAACTCTTCTAATAACGGTTTCAGCGCTTTATATTTATCCTTGCATCCCTCTATATAAAAATCTACTCCGAGTTCCTTGGCTCTTAAAGAAGCTGCATGACTTGTTCTTGCGGAAATCATACCGACTTTTAATCCGGATTTTTTGGCTAATTTCATGCCTGCCCCGTCATGGGCAAAAAAAGTTTTTGTTTCAACCCCGTTTTCGGATAAATATATTTTTCCGTCCGTCAAAACTCCGTCAACGTCGAAAACTAAAATTTCTATATCGGAAAAATTTAATTTTTTAGTCATATTATTCCTGCTTTTATTATATCGTGAATATGAATAACTCCGATAGGATTTTTATAGCCTTCCGATTCTACCACGAAAAGCGAAGTAATTTTCGATTCCTCCATTTTTTGCAGAGCGTTAACGGCAAGAGCATTCTTCAGTATAGTTTTAGGATTTTTAGTCATTATGTTTTTTACCGGTTCGTTTATTATATCAATCGGAGAAAGCATTGCCCTCCTCAAATCTCCGTCGACTATTATGCCGCATAGAATATTATTCTCGTCTATAACTCCGGTAAGCCCTAATCTTTTAGAATTCATTTCTAAAATAGCGTCCTTTAATAAAACCGTATCCCGGACCAAAGGTATTTCTTCGCCATTATGCATTAACTCGGCCACTTTTATAAATTTTTTGCCTATAGAACCTCCCGGATGAAGTTTTGCAAAATCTTCTTCTAAAAAATTCCGCTCCTTTAAAAGCGCAACCGCAAGAGCGTCGCCGATTGCAAGCTGAGCCGTCGTGCTCGCGGTAGGAGCTATATTATAAGGACACGCTTCTTGGGCTACGGATACGTCGAAAAAATAATCCGATAATTCAAATAAACGCGAATGTTTATTGCCTGAAAATCCAATAATTTTAGCGCCTATAAGCTTTATTGCCGGCAGTATCGAAGCTATTTCTTTGGTATTTCCGCTGTTAGACAGAACTATTACCGCATCGTTTTTAGAAATAACTCCGAGATCTCCATGTGAAGCTTCCGCCGGATGCATAAAAAAAGATGGAGTACCGGTACTTGCAAGGGTAGAAGATATTTTTCTGGCTATAATACCCGATTTCCCCATTCCGGTTAAAATAACTTTGCCTTTAATCCCTATAAGGCAATGCACCATTTTTTCAAAATTATCGTCAAGCCTGTTTATAAGGGCAGACACCGAATCGGCTTCTATTCTTAACACATTTTCTGCCGTTTTTAATATATTATGCTGCGTCATTTTTTTATATTTTACTATATTTAGATATTTCCAGAATATTTTTTAAATTATCCTTAAATGAGCTCAAATAAACGGAATTTGCGGAATCGCTTAAAGCTCTCGGCGGATCGGTGTGGACTTCAAAAAACAAACCGTCGACTCCTGCCGCTGCTGCCGCCCTTGCAAGCGGCATAACGTATTCCCTGTTTCCAGAAGAAACTGAGCCCCCTCCCCCAGGCAGTTGGACGCTGTGCGTAGCATCGAAAACTACGAGTGCTCCGGTTTCTTTCATTACGGGAATAGACCTGAAATCTACGACAAGATTATTATAGCCGAAACTTACCCCTCTTTCGGTCAAAATCACCTTATAATTTTCTACCGACGCAATTTTTTCTACTATAAATTTCGTATCCCATGGCGCCATAAACTGACCTTTCTTAACGTTAATTACTTTTCCTGTTTTTGCCGCTTCTAAAATAATATCGGTTTGACGGCACAAAAAAGCAGGTATCTGTATAACGTCGAGAACGCCGCCCGCAATTTCGGCCTCTTTTGCGCTATGAACGTCGCTTAATATAGGAACGTCATATTTCGCTTTAATATCGCTTAATATTTTTAAACCTTTATCTATGCCGGGACCCCTGAAAGAATTAACCGACGTTCTGTTTGCTTTATCGTAAGAAGCCTTAAAAATAAGATTAAAATTTAGTTCTCTGGAATATTCCTTCAACGTCGAAACTATATCGTCCATGGCGGCGGCATCCTCTATTACGCAGGGGCCGGCAATTACAAAAGGATAGTCGTTATTAAATTTAAATTTTAATTCCGATGTTAAATCTTCTTTTGTAAAAACATTTATTTTTTTCATATCGTTTAATTTTAATTTATGCGAAAATGCTGGAAAAATTTAAATAATATTTTAAACAGGCGTGTTTTTGCTTTTCCTTTTATTTTTATTTAATTTATCGACTGCTTTCGTCATATTATGTTTAGCTTTAATCTCAACTTTAACCTTAGGCTGAATCGATAATAAATTATTCGAATATTTAACCGCTGCCGCAATAAATTCCCTGAACAGCGGATGGGGATACAGCGGCGAAGATTTGAATTCCGGATGAAACTGGCACCCTATATACCACGGATGGTCTTTAATCTCGCAAATTTCTATAAGTTTATCATCCGGCGACGTCCCTGAAAAAACAAAACCGGAAGTTTTAAATTTTTCTCTGTATTTATTGTTAAATTCAAACCTGTGCCTGTGTCTTTCGCTTATAATAATGTTTCCGTCATGATTCAACTTTACGCAGTTTTTATTGTTAGCCGGATATTTTTTATTGTTTTTATAATAAATTTGATAGGCAAGCGTATTTTTAGATATTACGCATGGATATGCGCCTAATCTCATAGTTCCGCCCATATTGCCGATATCCTTCTGGTCGTCCATTATGCTGATTACCGGATCCGGCGTAATTTCGTCGAACTCGTAGGAATTTGCGTCTTTCAAACCCAACACGTTTTTTGCATATTCTACCGTCATAAGCTGCATTCCGAGGCATATTCCGAAATAAGGAATATTGTTGGTTCTTGCATAATTAATTGCCCTCAACATTCCGCTAATGCCGCGGGAACCAAAACCGCCCGGAACCAGTATGCCCGAACATCCTTCTAATTCTTTAAGGTTATCCTTCCAGTCGTCTCCTTCTAAATCTTCGGAATTGATATATTTTATATTTACGCTAACGTTATTGGCAAGACCGCCGTGAATAAGACTTTCGTTTAAGCTTTTATAAGATTCTTTAAGATTTACGTATTTCCCTACTACGGCTATAGTAACTAAATTTTTAAGCGTTTTTAAAGTATTGGATATATTAGTCCATGCGTTTAAATCCGGAGATTTAGCCCATATATTCAAGTATTCTATTATTTTTGAATCGAGTTTTTCTTCGTGAAGGGAAAGCGGAACGTCGTAAATGCTCTCTTCGTCTTTAGCGGTAATAACCGCATCTGCTTCGACGTTGCAGAAAAGAGCTATTTTTTCCCTTATATCCTGCGGCAAAACTCTGTCCGCCCTGCATATTATAATCGAAGGTTCTATGCCTATAGCCCTCAATTCTTTAACGGAATGCTGGGTCGGCTTTGTTTTAAGCTCGTCTGCCGTTTTTATAAACGGAACTAGCGTTAGATGAATATAAAGAACGTCGTCTTTGCCTTTGTCTAATTTAAACTGTCTTATAGCCTCAAGAAAAGGAAGGCTTTCTATGTCGCCTACCGTTCCGCCTATTTCTATAATCGCAACGTCTTTGCCTTCGGAAGCTTCGATTATTCTTTTTTTTATTTCGTCTGTTATATGCGGAATTACTTGAACGGTTTTGCCGAGATAAGCTCCTTTTCTTTCGTTGCTGATAACGGCATCGTAAACCTGTCCGCTTGTTAAGTTGTTCTTTTTTGTAAGAGAAAGCGACGTAAATCTTTCGTAATGGCCGAGATCAAGGTCGGTTTCGGCTCCGTCGTCGGTAACAAAAACCTCTCCGTGCTGAAAAGGATTCATAGTTCCCGGATCTACGTTTATATATGGGTCAAGCTTCTGCATTGTTATATTAAGCCCCCTTGCTTCAAGAAGAGCTCCTATGGATGAAGCCGCAATGCCTTTCCCAAGACTTGAAACGACGCCGCCCGTTATAAATATATACTTTGTCTTATTCATATTTGTTCAACCCCAAAACGTCTCTCATATCGTAAAATCCTTTGTTTTTATCGCTAAGCCATACAGCCGCTTTAATTGCGCCGCGCGCAAAATTATTTCTGGATACTGCCTTATGCGTAATTTCTATTATTTCTTCGTTTCCGGCAAATATTACCTTGTGTTCTCCTATTATATCTCCGGCTCTTACCGAAAATATGCCTATTTCGTCTTTTTTTCTTTCTCCTACGTCTCCACACCTGCCGTAAACTGCTTTTTCCGCAAGATCAATATGCCTCTGTTTAGCTATCGATTCCGCAAGCATTTTAGCAGTTCCGCTTGGAGCGTCTTTTTTCTTTTTATGGTGCATTTCTATTATTTCACAATCGTAATTTATTCCAAGATATTTTGACGCATCATAAACGATATTCATTAAAATGTTAATTCCTAAGCTCATATTGCCGGACAAAACAATAGGAATACGTTTTCCGTAATCTTCTACCGTTTTTAAATCGTTTTCCGAAAATCCGGTAGAACCGATAACGATAGGAACATTATAAAGCGCCGCCTCTTCCGCATGTATCAATGATGCGCTTTTAGACGTGAAATCTATAACGACTTTTTTCTTAATTGCGGCGGTTAAATGAAGAGCTTCTTTTAAAGTTAAAAATTTTCCTGCCGAAACTTTATTGATTTCTAATTCGGTTAAATCTTTAAGAGGCGAAACTGTTGTTTCATCTTCGGCATAATTTGAATCTATGCCGCCTATAAATAATAAATCCGGATAATCGGAAAGAACGGAGGTTATAGCATTCCCCATTCTCCCTTTGCTCCCGCAAACTAATATACCCTTTTTTTCCATTATTGCAGTATCCCGTATTCTTTTAAGGCTGTTTTTATTTTATCTATACTGCCGCCGGATGCTTCCGATAAAGGCAGCCTTATTTCATTTTCAATAAATCCCATTATGTTTAAAGCTTTTTTTACCGGTATAGGATTAGTTTCTATAAACATTGCATGAATAAGCGGAAGTAGTTTAAAATTAAGCCTCCTTGCAGACTTAAGGTCTCCTTTTAACGCATAATCCGTCATAAGAGACATATCTTTAGGCACAATGTTTGAAACCGTCGAGATAACGCCGCCGCCGCCTACGGCAATTATCGGAAGGGTAAGCGCATCATCGCCGGATAAAACGCAAAATTTCTCAGGCGCTTTTCTCAAAATAGCCGTTGCCTGCTCCAAAGAACCGCTTGCTTCTTTAATTCCTGTTATATTGTCAATTTCTGCAAGCCTCAATACCGTTTCGGGAAGAATATTGACCGCAGTCCTGGTAGGAACGTTATAAAGAATTACGGGCTTGGAACAATTTGCGGCTATCGTTTTAAAGTGAAGGAAAAGCCCCTCCTGCGTAGGTTTATTATAATAAGGAGTAATTTGCAAATGTCCGTCTATTTTAAACTTTTCTGCAGCTTTTGCAAGATGAACGGCTTCTACCGTATTATTAGAACCGGTTCCGGCTATAACTTTAATTTTGCCTTCAGCCGCTTCGGCAGCAATCCTAATAACGTCTATATGCTCTTCAAACGAAAGCGTAGCCGATTCGCCGGTGCTTCCGCACGCAACAATTCCCGCCGCTCCGTTTTCTATCTGAAATTCTATCAGTTTTCTAAGCGCTTTTTCGTCTATTTTGCCGCCTTTAAAAGGCGTTACTATTGCCGTGAAAACTCCTTTAAACATATTTAAAACTCCTTTTTTATTTATTTGTTAAAAAATATCGCTTCGCTGAGGCTCGCAATGACTAATGGCTATGTGCAAAGCAATATCTGATTATTTTATGTTTTCCGGTATAATTTCTTTATCTATTAAATCCTCATAGGTTTCGCGATTTCTAATTACATAAAAATTATCTTTATCGACGAGTACTTCTGTAGCCCTTGGCCTTGAGTTATAGTTGGAAGACATCGAAAAACCATAAGCGCCTGCGCTGAATACCGCAATTAAATCTCCATCCGAAACCGAATTTAAAACTCTGTCTTTTCCGAAAAAATCGGCGGATTCGCAAATAGGACCTACTATATCTGCTTTAATTTTAGGCCCTTCTTTTTTTATAACCGGCACTATTTCATGATACGCCTCATATAGAGCCGGCCTGATTAAATCGTTCATTCCCCCGTCGGTTATTATAAAGTTTTTACTTCCGGTATCTTTGACGTATGTAACTTTAGCGACAAATATTCCGCCGTTTCCGACTATTAATCTGCCCGGTTCGAAAATAACCTTTCCGTCGTAACTTTTTAATATATTTTTAATAGAATTCATATAAGTGGAAGGATGAGGCGGCATTTCATTTTCGTAAGTTATACCGAGTCCGCCTCCAAGATCCAGATATTTAATATCGAAACCTTTAGCGGTAATTCTGTCGAGAAGTTCCTTTATTATTTCTACGGCATCATTAAACGGGGATATTTCTGTCAACTGCGAACCTATATGGCAGTCAAGCCCTACTACGTCTATATTTTTCAATTCCTTTGCCGTTTCGTACGCCGAAACAGCATGTTTTATGCTTATGCCGAATTTATTTTTCTTAAGGCCGGTAGATATATAAGGATGCGTTTTAGGATCGACGTTCGGGTTTATCCTGAAAGATATTCTTGCTTTCGTATTTAACCTGCCGGCTACTTTATCGATAAGAAAAACTTCGGGCAGTGATTCCACGTTAAACATAAGGATATTAGATTTGATCGCATATTCTATTTCGGCTTCAGTCTTTCCTACCCCGGAATATACAACTTTTCCCGTATCTACTCCAGCTTTAATTGCCCTGAAAAGTTCTCCTCCGGAAACTATATCCGCGCCCCAGCCCATTTTAAATAAAAAATTAAGTATAGCGATGTTTGAATTAGCTTTAACGCTGTAGCATACTAATGAATTTAAAACTCTGGAACTTTCGTCGAAAACGTTAAAATGCCTTCTTAAAGTAGCCAGCGAATATAGATAAAACGGCGTTCCGACGTTGCCGGCAATTTCCTTAACGGGCACGTTTTCGCAATAAAGTTGGTTTTCTTTAAAAATAAAATCGTTCATAAGTTATAATTTCCTGTCTATTATATAATCTGCAATATCTATTAAACTGTTTTTATACTTTGAGTCCGGAAATATATCAAGATTCTTTTTTGCTTTTTTTATCGCATCTTTTGCCTTCGATATAGTATAGTCGATAGAACCGTAACTTTTAACCAACGACAAAACCGTTCTAAGATCCTTGGATGCCAGCCTTTTTTTATAAATTATATTAATGATAACTTCTTTTTCGTCTTGACTTGCCCTTTCTATAGCATGTATCAGCGGAAGCGTGAGTTTCCCTTCTTTTAAATCGTTTCCTATAAATTTACCGAACTCTTTATCCGAAATATAGTCTAACGCATCGTCCATAAGCTGAAAAGCAATTCCTATATTCAAGCCGTAATCGTAAAGTTTTTTTGCACATTTTTCTTCTTTGCCGGCAATTATGGCGCCGACTTCGGAAGCACATGCAAAAAGAACGGCGGTTTTTTTAATAATTATATCTAAATAATCTTTTTCGCCGGTTTTTATATCCGCAGTTTTAACTAATTCTTTTACTTCTCCCTCCGCCATAAGGGTAGTAGCGTCGGAATAAGACTTTATAACTTTTATATTATTAATATCCGACAAGACTTTAAAAGATTTGGCAAATAAATAATCTCCTACAAGAACGGCGGCTTCGTTTCCAAAAATTGTATTCGCGGATGCCTTACCCCTTCTTAATGGAGCATTATCTACGACGTCGTCGTGAAGCAAGGTAGCCGTATGAATAAATTCTATTACGGCCGCAAGCGAAATATGGTCGTTCCCGTCGTAACCGCATAATTTTGAAGCTACGATAAGAAGTATAGGACGTATTCTTTTCCCTCCGCTTGAAATGACATATTCGGCAACCTTATGTATTAAAGGCGTTTCCGTTATAAGATGTTTTTCGAACTGCTCTTCTACTTTTTCTAATTCGTTTTCTATATAATCGAAAGAAATATTTTGCAAAATAGATTCTCTTTTTTATTTTTTAATTAATTATTTTATTAACTGCCTGACGTTTATTTTATTTCAGTTAGACTAAATATTCAATAATTTTTTTTAATTTTGTTAAAGGATGAAGATTTACGGCGGAAATGCCCTTAACGTCTTTTACGTCTTTAACGTTGGATTGAGGAAGCAAAACATCGGAAAAACCCATATTTAACGCCTCTTTTATCCTTGCAGAGGGATTGCCGACGCCCCTGACTTCCCCCGTCAATCCTACCTCCCCAAAGGCTATAAAATTTGGAGGAAGCGGTTTTTCCAAGTAGCTTGAAGTTATCGAAAGAGCTACCGGCAAATCGACGGCAGGCTCTTGAACGTTTATGCCTCCGAATATTTTAACGTAAATTTCTTTTGATGAAAGTTTTATTCCTTCTTTTTTTTCAAGTACGGCGGAAATAATAGAAACTCTGCCGGAATCTATGCCTAGACAAACTCTTTTAGGAACGGGCATATAAGACGGAACTACAAGAGCCTGCACTTCGACCAGCATCGCCCTCGTTCCTTCTAAGCACGGCACTACAACCGAACCCGGCGAATCCGGCTGTCTTTCGGAAGTAAAATAAGCCGACGGATTTTTAACCACTTTTAACCCGTTTTCCGACATTTCATATATTCCTACTTCGTCCGTAGAACCGAACCTGTTTTTATAACATCTTAAAATCCTATATGAATCTCTTTTACTTGAATCAAAATACAGAACCGTATCCACTATATGTTCTAACGTTTTTGGTCCGGCAAACCCCCCTTCTTTAGTAACATGGCATACAAGAAAAACTCCGCAATTTTTTTTCAGACACAGCGACGTAATCTCATGGGCTATTTCCCTCAATCCGTTGACGCTACCATAAGCAGAATCGGACTGAGGAATAGTTATGCGCTGAATCGAATCTATTATTACAAAACCGTAATTTCCGTTTTCTATAGAATATAAAATCTCGTTAATATCGTTAAGCGCTTGAAAAAAAAGGGATTTAGAATCTATTTTTAATCTTTTTGCTCTTAAAATAATCTGGTTTAACAATTCTTCCGTGGAAATATATAAAGTATTAAGCCCGGACAGGGAAATTTTTTCGGCAACTTGAAGCATAAGCGTAGATTTTCCTATTCCGGGTTCTCCGCCTATAAGAATGCTCTGTCCGGCTACCAGCCCCGAACCGACCGATAAATCGAATTCTTTTATTCCTGTTGTTATTCTTGCTACATTTTGGAAATTTTGCCAGTCTAAAACCGTGGCAGGCGAAACAGATGGGGGAGTTTTTTTAAACTTTACAATCTTAGGCTTATTTTCACCCGCTATAACTTCTTCCATAGTATTAAAACTATGGCATTCAGGGCATCTACCTA
The DNA window shown above is from Candidatus Acidulodesulfobacterium acidiphilum and carries:
- a CDS encoding 4-hydroxy-tetrahydrodipicolinate reductase produces the protein MEKKGILVCGSKGRMGNAITSVLSDYPDLLFIGGIDSNYAEDETTVSPLKDLTELEINKVSAGKFLTLKEALHLTAAIKKKVVIDFTSKSASLIHAEEAALYNVPIVIGSTGFSENDLKTVEDYGKRIPIVLSGNMSLGINILMNIVYDASKYLGINYDCEIIEMHHKKKKDAPSGTAKMLAESIAKQRHIDLAEKAVYGRCGDVGERKKDEIGIFSVRAGDIIGEHKVIFAGNEEIIEITHKAVSRNNFARGAIKAAVWLSDKNKGFYDMRDVLGLNKYE
- a CDS encoding 4-hydroxy-tetrahydrodipicolinate synthase, which encodes MFKGVFTAIVTPFKGGKIDEKALRKLIEFQIENGAAGIVACGSTGESATLSFEEHIDVIRIAAEAAEGKIKVIAGTGSNNTVEAVHLAKAAEKFKIDGHLQITPYYNKPTQEGLFLHFKTIAANCSKPVILYNVPTRTAVNILPETVLRLAEIDNITGIKEASGSLEQATAILRKAPEKFCVLSGDDALTLPIIAVGGGGVISTVSNIVPKDMSLMTDYALKGDLKSARRLNFKLLPLIHAMFIETNPIPVKKALNIMGFIENEIRLPLSEASGGSIDKIKTALKEYGILQ
- the lysA gene encoding diaminopimelate decarboxylase; the encoded protein is MNDFIFKENQLYCENVPVKEIAGNVGTPFYLYSLATLRRHFNVFDESSRVLNSLVCYSVKANSNIAILNFLFKMGWGADIVSGGELFRAIKAGVDTGKVVYSGVGKTEAEIEYAIKSNILMFNVESLPEVFLIDKVAGRLNTKARISFRINPNVDPKTHPYISTGLKKNKFGISIKHAVSAYETAKELKNIDVVGLDCHIGSQLTEISPFNDAVEIIKELLDRITAKGFDIKYLDLGGGLGITYENEMPPHPSTYMNSIKNILKSYDGKVIFEPGRLIVGNGGIFVAKVTYVKDTGSKNFIITDGGMNDLIRPALYEAYHEIVPVIKKEGPKIKADIVGPICESADFFGKDRVLNSVSDGDLIAVFSAGAYGFSMSSNYNSRPRATEVLVDKDNFYVIRNRETYEDLIDKEIIPENIK
- a CDS encoding polyprenyl synthetase family protein gives rise to the protein MQNISFDYIENELEKVEEQFEKHLITETPLIHKVAEYVISSGGKRIRPILLIVASKLCGYDGNDHISLAAVIEFIHTATLLHDDVVDNAPLRRGKASANTIFGNEAAVLVGDYLFAKSFKVLSDINNIKVIKSYSDATTLMAEGEVKELVKTADIKTGEKDYLDIIIKKTAVLFACASEVGAIIAGKEEKCAKKLYDYGLNIGIAFQLMDDALDYISDKEFGKFIGNDLKEGKLTLPLIHAIERASQDEKEVIINIIYKKRLASKDLRTVLSLVKSYGSIDYTISKAKDAIKKAKKNLDIFPDSKYKNSLIDIADYIIDRKL
- the radA gene encoding DNA repair protein RadA yields the protein MYKCKNCGAVSLKWVGRCPECHSFNTMEEVIAGENKPKIVKFKKTPPSVSPATVLDWQNFQNVARITTGIKEFDLSVGSGLVAGQSILIGGEPGIGKSTLMLQVAEKISLSGLNTLYISTEELLNQIILRAKRLKIDSKSLFFQALNDINEILYSIENGNYGFVIIDSIQRITIPQSDSAYGSVNGLREIAHEITSLCLKKNCGVFLVCHVTKEGGFAGPKTLEHIVDTVLYFDSSKRDSYRILRCYKNRFGSTDEVGIYEMSENGLKVVKNPSAYFTSERQPDSPGSVVVPCLEGTRAMLVEVQALVVPSYMPVPKRVCLGIDSGRVSIISAVLEKKEGIKLSSKEIYVKIFGGINVQEPAVDLPVALSITSSYLEKPLPPNFIAFGEVGLTGEVRGVGNPSARIKEALNMGFSDVLLPQSNVKDVKDVKGISAVNLHPLTKLKKIIEYLV